From the Leptospira biflexa serovar Patoc strain 'Patoc 1 (Paris)' genome, one window contains:
- the bfr gene encoding bacterioferritin: MKGNKEVIDILAEVLSAELTAINQYFIHAKLCKNWGYLELAEYLRKESIEEMKHADEIMERILYFDGIPDLQKYMKINVGQSVPEMLKHDLQLEYSAVERLNRGIDICVSAKDNGTRELLEKILVSEEEHIDWIETQNSIIEAIGLPNYLAQKLGDSE, from the coding sequence ATGAAGGGAAATAAAGAAGTAATCGACATATTAGCAGAAGTTCTCTCAGCAGAACTCACAGCCATCAATCAGTATTTTATTCATGCAAAACTTTGTAAAAATTGGGGGTATTTGGAACTCGCAGAATACCTTCGAAAAGAATCCATCGAAGAAATGAAACATGCGGATGAGATCATGGAACGCATATTGTATTTTGACGGAATCCCTGACTTACAAAAATACATGAAAATCAATGTAGGCCAATCTGTTCCAGAAATGTTAAAACATGACTTACAATTGGAATACAGTGCTGTCGAACGTCTGAACCGAGGCATTGACATCTGCGTTTCTGCAAAAGACAACGGAACCCGTGAACTTTTAGAAAAAATCCTTGTTTCGGAAGAAGAACACATCGATTGGATTGAAACACAAAACTCAATCATCGAAGCCATTGGATTGCCAAACTACTTGGCTCAAAAATTAGGAGATTCGGAATAA
- a CDS encoding THUMP domain-containing class I SAM-dependent RNA methyltransferase, with protein MCGEGLSPLLEQEILSFHLKINNSNRGGVFFSGKKEDVIQFAIHTKFASRVNLQLLHENAQNYDEFYSKAIELPWEKYIGPGVSFSIDAETKDKLKNSEFSMHRMKDAILDRLRSQKVALPEIQKRMADVTIVVRSHTDRFSIELSLSGDPVGRRGYRLHAGNAPVREPIAQAMLELSEWKEGDTLLDPMCGSGTILIEAALRERLYGEINRFLFAESPIFQILFPTYVFSERKKENPTTPHLFGFDIDPEAIRIAKENAYEAGVEDFIKFEVGDCLALKNAFGSKGHLVTNPPYGDRIGKPMEDLREMYFQFGRVLKNEFGGWKFTVLCADFSLFGKFGLKENKHISLKHANLKAKIVDYELRGGK; from the coding sequence ATCTGCGGAGAGGGTCTTTCTCCGCTTTTGGAACAAGAAATCCTTTCCTTCCATCTCAAGATAAATAATTCGAATCGAGGTGGTGTTTTCTTTTCTGGAAAAAAAGAAGATGTCATCCAATTTGCCATTCATACTAAATTTGCCTCTCGTGTGAACCTGCAGTTGTTACACGAGAATGCCCAAAACTATGATGAATTTTATTCCAAAGCAATCGAACTACCATGGGAAAAATACATTGGTCCAGGTGTCAGTTTTAGCATCGATGCAGAAACAAAAGACAAACTGAAAAACTCTGAATTTTCGATGCATCGAATGAAGGATGCCATCCTCGACAGATTACGAAGTCAAAAAGTAGCATTACCGGAAATTCAAAAACGAATGGCGGATGTAACCATTGTTGTTAGGTCACATACGGACAGGTTCAGCATCGAACTTTCGTTATCGGGTGATCCGGTAGGTAGACGTGGGTATCGTTTGCATGCTGGGAATGCTCCCGTTCGGGAACCAATCGCTCAAGCGATGTTAGAATTATCCGAATGGAAAGAAGGAGATACTTTGCTTGATCCCATGTGTGGGTCAGGCACAATTCTCATTGAAGCTGCTCTCAGGGAACGGCTGTATGGCGAAATCAATCGATTCTTGTTTGCAGAATCACCTATCTTTCAAATTTTATTCCCTACTTATGTTTTTTCAGAAAGGAAAAAAGAAAACCCCACCACACCACATTTATTCGGATTTGACATTGATCCAGAAGCCATTCGCATCGCAAAAGAAAATGCGTATGAAGCCGGTGTGGAAGACTTTATCAAATTTGAAGTGGGAGATTGTTTGGCATTAAAAAATGCATTTGGCTCAAAAGGCCATTTGGTGACCAATCCTCCCTATGGGGATCGGATTGGAAAACCGATGGAAGACTTACGAGAGATGTACTTTCAGTTTGGTCGGGTTTTAAAAAATGAATTTGGTGGTTGGAAGTTTACCGTCTTATGTGCTGATTTTTCATTATTCGGAAAATTTGGCTTAAAAGAAAACAAACATATCAGCCTCAAACATGCAAATCTAAAGGCAAAAATAGTCGATTATGAATTACGAGGGGGGAAATGA
- a CDS encoding acetylglutamate kinase — protein sequence MKSKDILSRVFEITRDPRDGLLFLKEFQSLSPESFAILYADSETIFESSEALFSDLKLLYQLDLFPFVVLEEDSFQYLKVFFPLEQMATNATDDKSLGFSYEIIAREKPLKEAVRDSIQKKKIPILLWNDETEKLEAVLDRCRSILNSAKIIYVSIDGPLKDPNSGKVKSILQLENTFQLPAGFSITETQKEFVHLSEGLLSKIEDPKFSIVLTSPFTLLTELFTVKGSGTLVKRKNKIHKYESMDGVNMERLFQLIGESFGKKLKPNFFQTQFDVLFLEESYRACAWMQKTEFGYLLSKFAVNGVARGAGVGRDIWDQILENCNPLFWRSKPDNTINKWYMSIAQGIEKDENWYYYWLGVDRTLIPKIIELLQSQPEDFESKLP from the coding sequence ATGAAATCAAAGGACATTCTAAGTCGAGTTTTTGAAATCACAAGAGACCCAAGGGATGGACTTTTATTCTTAAAAGAATTCCAATCCCTTTCACCGGAATCATTTGCCATTCTTTATGCAGATTCAGAAACCATCTTTGAAAGTTCTGAGGCTTTATTTTCCGATTTAAAGCTCCTTTACCAATTGGATTTATTTCCCTTCGTAGTTTTGGAAGAGGATAGTTTCCAATACCTGAAGGTATTTTTCCCATTAGAACAAATGGCAACGAACGCGACCGATGATAAGTCCCTTGGTTTTTCTTATGAGATCATCGCACGAGAAAAACCATTGAAGGAAGCGGTTCGAGATTCTATTCAAAAGAAAAAAATTCCCATACTTTTATGGAATGATGAAACTGAAAAACTGGAAGCAGTTCTCGATCGGTGCCGTTCTATTTTAAATTCGGCAAAAATCATCTATGTATCCATTGATGGGCCGTTGAAAGATCCAAACTCTGGAAAAGTAAAATCAATCTTACAATTGGAAAACACATTCCAACTCCCAGCTGGATTCTCCATTACGGAAACACAAAAAGAATTTGTGCATTTGTCGGAAGGACTACTTTCCAAAATCGAAGATCCAAAATTTAGTATTGTACTCACTTCCCCGTTTACATTGTTAACAGAACTATTTACGGTCAAAGGAAGTGGAACACTTGTTAAAAGAAAAAACAAGATCCATAAATATGAATCAATGGATGGGGTCAATATGGAGCGTCTCTTCCAATTGATTGGAGAATCCTTTGGTAAAAAATTGAAACCTAATTTTTTCCAAACGCAATTTGATGTTTTATTTTTGGAAGAATCGTATCGAGCCTGCGCCTGGATGCAAAAAACTGAATTTGGTTACCTCCTCTCCAAATTTGCTGTGAATGGAGTGGCAAGGGGCGCGGGAGTGGGTCGCGATATTTGGGATCAAATCTTAGAAAACTGTAATCCTCTTTTTTGGAGGAGTAAACCTGATAACACCATCAACAAATGGTATATGTCCATCGCCCAAGGGATTGAAAAAGATGAAAACTGGTATTATTATTGGCTTGGTGTGGACCGCACGCTGATCCCAAAAATCATCGAACTTTTACAATCCCAACCAGAAGATTTTGAATCCAAACTCCCGTGA
- a CDS encoding DCC1-like thiol-disulfide oxidoreductase family protein, translating into MKDQSPIILIYDGNCSFCTNLAKAIESKSINPIQILSYHTIPEENLKKIHIQLTTERCRGEVQIIQNGNRYPGFFGLRVLLWNVKRYRYIVWILYLPLVPFLGMMVLSILKRTRYWIG; encoded by the coding sequence GTGAAAGATCAGAGTCCAATCATTTTAATTTATGACGGAAATTGTTCCTTTTGTACGAATCTTGCAAAAGCGATTGAATCAAAATCGATAAATCCAATTCAAATCCTCTCTTATCATACAATCCCTGAGGAAAATTTAAAAAAGATCCATATCCAACTGACAACAGAAAGGTGTCGTGGTGAGGTACAAATCATTCAAAATGGAAATCGTTATCCCGGATTTTTTGGACTCAGAGTTCTCCTTTGGAATGTAAAACGATACCGGTATATTGTTTGGATCCTATATTTACCTCTCGTTCCCTTTTTAGGAATGATGGTACTTTCGATTCTCAAACGGACAAGGTATTGGATTGGTTAA
- a CDS encoding iron-containing redox enzyme family protein, which produces MNNFIQTLKNDVETHPVLQSKWLKERKLKFSFDDLLLWLSQEYFVSIGFVDWFLLVAAKTRDQNAKIILVENIWEELGEGKIEETHVSILTEFLKSLHFDFFAHKMLPETKTYLEKMQAVIDLGFFYGLGALGPANEYLLKLEYSQIADAYQKLKWEMGLPEGKFFQVNLDADEGHSKRMFDLIANVCHTEESKHQVAEGNRLALEARKDFYSGLSNLDKKEFNQSNTLSV; this is translated from the coding sequence ATGAACAACTTCATTCAAACTTTAAAAAATGACGTAGAAACCCATCCCGTTTTGCAATCAAAATGGTTAAAAGAAAGAAAACTAAAGTTTAGTTTTGACGATTTGTTACTTTGGTTAAGCCAGGAATATTTTGTCTCTATTGGTTTTGTCGATTGGTTTCTACTTGTGGCGGCAAAAACAAGGGACCAAAACGCAAAAATTATCCTTGTTGAGAACATTTGGGAAGAGTTAGGCGAAGGTAAAATAGAGGAGACTCACGTTTCCATTCTTACTGAATTTTTGAAATCTTTACACTTTGATTTTTTCGCTCACAAAATGTTACCAGAAACTAAGACCTATTTGGAGAAGATGCAAGCAGTGATCGACTTAGGATTCTTTTACGGTTTAGGTGCTTTGGGCCCTGCCAATGAATATTTGTTAAAACTGGAATATTCACAAATTGCAGATGCGTATCAAAAATTAAAATGGGAGATGGGTTTACCGGAAGGTAAGTTTTTCCAAGTCAATTTAGATGCAGACGAAGGGCATAGCAAACGTATGTTTGATCTGATCGCAAACGTTTGTCATACGGAAGAATCCAAACACCAGGTGGCGGAAGGGAATCGATTGGCATTGGAGGCAAGGAAAGATTTTTATTCTGGATTATCCAATTTGGACAAAAAAGAATTTAACCAATCCAATACCTTGTCCGTTTGA
- a CDS encoding D-alanine--D-alanine ligase family protein, giving the protein MKTVLIACDIYDKQHPKLSQEWESEETILHMEKTIQSLGYDVVVLNHPTEITSALAGIPKSNRKNWIVWNFIEGYLSPSREAYIPALCEYLGIPHTGSHAAVQTLTLDKYKTKLYLASFGIPTLVSQLIDSESELPRISYPLFVKPNGEGSSLGITDANVIHSKDDWDTQVPKLLETFSPLLVEPYLSGEEVTVGIMGNQGNYQVLPIAYVKTPSGVYHEGIKSKSEFLESLDFDLPNHLCSQIESISLQIAERLGSSGYLRIDFKLENEKPFFLEANATPGFSHIYSTLPLLWERSGRSYSELLQYSLELGFEEFFTQKRFQYGKDQL; this is encoded by the coding sequence ATGAAAACTGTTCTCATCGCTTGTGATATCTACGACAAACAACATCCAAAACTTTCCCAAGAATGGGAATCGGAAGAAACCATCCTTCACATGGAAAAAACGATTCAATCATTAGGTTATGATGTTGTGGTTTTAAACCATCCAACAGAAATCACCTCCGCACTCGCTGGGATTCCTAAATCCAATCGAAAGAATTGGATCGTATGGAATTTCATTGAAGGGTATTTATCACCATCAAGAGAAGCGTATATTCCTGCGTTATGCGAATATTTAGGGATTCCACATACAGGAAGTCATGCGGCCGTCCAAACATTGACATTAGACAAATACAAAACCAAATTGTATTTAGCTTCGTTTGGAATTCCAACACTAGTCTCACAATTGATTGATTCGGAATCGGAATTACCAAGGATTTCGTATCCTCTTTTTGTCAAACCCAATGGAGAAGGTTCCAGTTTAGGGATTACGGATGCGAATGTGATCCATTCGAAAGACGATTGGGATACACAAGTTCCAAAACTATTAGAGACATTTTCACCTTTACTTGTTGAGCCTTACCTTTCGGGAGAAGAAGTGACTGTTGGTATTATGGGGAACCAAGGAAACTACCAAGTATTACCGATTGCCTATGTCAAAACTCCTAGCGGAGTTTATCATGAAGGGATCAAATCAAAATCTGAATTTTTAGAATCCCTAGATTTTGACTTACCAAATCATTTATGTAGTCAGATAGAATCGATCTCCTTACAAATTGCAGAACGATTAGGCTCTTCCGGGTATCTGCGAATCGATTTTAAATTAGAAAATGAGAAACCCTTTTTTTTAGAAGCCAATGCGACTCCTGGTTTCTCTCATATTTACTCCACCTTGCCTTTGTTATGGGAAAGATCAGGAAGGTCTTATTCTGAACTTCTTCAATATTCATTGGAACTAGGATTTGAAGAATTTTTTACACAGAAACGGTTCCAATATGGAAAGGACCAATTATGA
- a CDS encoding KamA family radical SAM protein — protein sequence MLVQNSLSEVLRAREELFSRTNWNDPTSQLQNRVKGEDLARYFVLSDSERVGIQNTIRLLVSTTPYYLSLSDPSDPNCPIRRMIVPTKEEAIFSLEESADPLEEERLSPVRGLTHMYPNRVLLFSNHSCSVYCRHCMRGRKVSSNEERMEKSDLESAFDYIRNHPEIEDVVVSGGDPLNLADLRIEWILKELNQIPHVKICRLGTRNPVTLPFRITDAICQIIEKYNDDNLSIFCNTQFNHPKECTKETKEAILKLLKVGVSVGNQAVLLKGINDDEETMLTLHKKLLEMRVRAYYLYDPELIPGSRGFRTPLARGIEIVEYMRGKIGGMGIPQFVNDLPGGGGKITIGANWYLGFYPKTRQHVFRSAVTKKIHFSFEPIGSNKESYYPKISDEEWEKWKPR from the coding sequence ATGCTCGTGCAAAACAGTTTATCAGAAGTTCTTCGGGCCAGAGAAGAATTGTTTTCTAGGACAAATTGGAACGACCCCACCTCACAACTTCAAAACCGTGTGAAGGGAGAAGATCTCGCGCGTTATTTTGTCTTGTCTGATTCAGAACGTGTGGGGATCCAAAACACAATCCGACTCCTTGTCTCGACAACCCCATATTATTTATCTTTGTCAGATCCAAGTGACCCGAATTGCCCGATTCGTAGGATGATTGTTCCAACAAAGGAAGAAGCCATTTTTTCTTTGGAGGAAAGTGCAGATCCTTTGGAAGAAGAAAGGTTAAGCCCTGTTCGTGGGCTCACTCATATGTATCCGAATCGAGTCCTTTTATTTTCGAATCACTCGTGCAGTGTGTATTGCCGTCATTGTATGCGCGGAAGGAAGGTTTCATCGAATGAAGAAAGGATGGAAAAATCGGATTTGGAATCTGCCTTTGACTATATCAGAAATCATCCTGAGATAGAAGATGTTGTCGTGAGTGGGGGTGATCCTTTGAACCTTGCGGATCTTCGGATTGAATGGATTTTAAAAGAACTCAACCAAATCCCCCATGTAAAAATTTGCCGATTGGGAACACGAAATCCTGTCACACTTCCGTTTCGCATAACAGATGCCATTTGTCAAATCATCGAAAAATACAATGATGACAATTTATCCATTTTTTGTAACACTCAATTCAATCATCCAAAAGAATGCACAAAGGAAACAAAAGAAGCGATCCTTAAGTTATTAAAGGTGGGAGTTTCTGTTGGGAACCAAGCGGTTTTACTCAAAGGAATTAATGATGATGAAGAAACCATGTTAACACTTCATAAGAAGTTATTAGAAATGCGTGTGAGGGCCTATTACTTATATGACCCAGAACTCATTCCTGGTTCTCGAGGTTTTCGTACACCTCTGGCACGTGGCATAGAAATCGTAGAATACATGCGAGGGAAAATTGGTGGGATGGGGATTCCTCAGTTTGTGAACGATTTACCTGGTGGGGGTGGTAAAATCACAATTGGTGCCAACTGGTATTTAGGTTTCTATCCAAAAACGAGACAACATGTTTTCCGATCTGCTGTGACAAAAAAGATCCATTTCTCTTTTGAACCAATTGGTTCAAACAAGGAATCTTATTATCCAAAAATCTCAGATGAAGAATGGGAGAAATGGAAACCAAGATGA
- a CDS encoding HAD family hydrolase: protein MVAFDVDGTLFSSESIIFKTYVQAIEEFAKKTGKITSLPTHDQIINEIGKPVRTIFANLLPSLPEPERDSISGRVLDLLCDSIRSGGGDFYAGVGSTIHYLKEKGYTITCASNGRKPYIETVLDTAGVLQYFEPIVVINQETIHTKGEILAEYIRKYNLEPSSIAMIGDRHSDWEAARQNGCPFGFCTYGHGVPGEIPDFDWKFEDLTTLKEIF, encoded by the coding sequence ATGGTCGCCTTCGATGTCGATGGGACCTTATTTTCCTCAGAATCCATAATCTTTAAGACGTATGTGCAGGCAATCGAAGAGTTTGCAAAAAAAACAGGAAAAATTACGTCTTTGCCAACACATGATCAGATTATCAATGAAATTGGAAAACCAGTTCGGACCATCTTTGCAAACCTTCTCCCCTCGTTACCAGAGCCAGAACGTGACTCCATCTCTGGCAGAGTTTTAGATCTCCTTTGTGATTCCATTCGTAGCGGCGGTGGTGATTTTTATGCTGGGGTGGGATCGACCATCCACTACCTCAAAGAAAAAGGTTATACCATCACCTGTGCCTCCAATGGTAGAAAACCATACATCGAAACTGTCCTCGATACTGCTGGGGTATTACAATACTTTGAACCCATTGTGGTCATCAACCAAGAGACCATCCATACCAAGGGGGAAATCTTGGCTGAGTATATTCGCAAGTACAATCTTGAGCCCAGTTCCATCGCCATGATCGGTGATCGTCATAGTGATTGGGAGGCAGCAAGGCAAAATGGTTGTCCGTTCGGATTTTGCACCTATGGCCACGGAGTCCCTGGAGAAATCCCAGACTTTGATTGGAAATTTGAAGATTTAACAACTCTCAAAGAAATTTTTTAA
- a CDS encoding GerMN domain-containing protein: MAVLPQIQEDKWKSLRYFLGGIFFVLVLIEKSMGFDLKTTGNFFPKQGFKNIGKLTEKPKFAEPTDPFQSENFEDELNWEEEVFNHTYPSTSSKSKPNKIVDDTIPEITLPEDRFPGAGKRIQAEPGYLPVYFLKFYGTGKNSQSQLVKLTREFPGGDPIVFLFQELTKGPNGEEKTKGVLSALTKKIRIDPNYRLENGILHLSVSEDFNYGGSMEILKDRLDQITFTYVGHFGIQGVVLYTNGERIRSLGSDGLSLPDVLAKSQRKVILF, translated from the coding sequence GTGGCGGTACTTCCCCAAATCCAAGAAGACAAATGGAAATCCTTACGCTATTTCCTTGGCGGGATCTTTTTTGTACTCGTCTTAATTGAAAAATCTATGGGGTTTGATCTAAAAACCACGGGAAATTTTTTTCCAAAACAAGGTTTCAAAAACATTGGGAAATTGACCGAAAAACCAAAATTCGCCGAACCTACAGACCCTTTCCAAAGTGAAAATTTTGAAGATGAATTGAATTGGGAAGAAGAAGTGTTCAATCATACTTATCCTTCAACTTCGAGCAAATCCAAACCAAACAAAATCGTTGATGATACCATTCCAGAGATCACCTTACCAGAAGACAGGTTCCCAGGAGCCGGAAAACGAATCCAAGCAGAACCAGGTTACCTTCCTGTTTACTTTTTAAAATTTTACGGTACGGGCAAAAATAGCCAGTCGCAACTTGTCAAACTCACACGGGAATTCCCAGGTGGGGACCCCATCGTTTTCCTATTCCAAGAATTGACAAAAGGCCCAAACGGTGAGGAAAAAACGAAGGGAGTTTTATCTGCCCTGACTAAAAAGATCCGAATTGATCCCAATTATCGTTTGGAAAATGGAATCCTCCACCTCTCCGTTTCCGAGGACTTCAATTATGGTGGGAGTATGGAAATCCTAAAAGACCGCTTGGACCAAATCACCTTCACTTATGTGGGCCATTTTGGAATCCAAGGAGTTGTACTATATACAAATGGGGAAAGAATCCGAAGCCTTGGCAGTGATGGTTTGTCTTTACCTGATGTCCTTGCCAAATCCCAACGAAAAGTGATTTTATTCTAA
- a CDS encoding GGDEF domain-containing protein — MRRYTFKRYEFVLRKLFLRPYHPEFITTSLDDIASSLQIFSVMTAVTSIISLLFVDSLVRTKAASFWIAFFRISSLAICFAVYLLAKRRIKRYEKYILHITSLVLIGLVTLYIPMMVFDNPNHAYYLFGSAIVIAGASILLWLEPIRICILSLLYISVFIPLHLNYSRIQGFDRYFFYQDVLIVSFLLAFGIVANFLINYWRFEEYRVKDKLHITVGKLLRINQKIEDLSRVDSMTELFNRRHLLEQFDLYKKRSHREGFVIGLVILDLDKLKTINDRYGHKQGDLAIQAFAKTLKSRTRITDIAARIGGDEFCLLVSPIDKEGLHTLTESIRGKMEELKIPIYNAPNESLTLTVSIGGTLFHPEDDPSFDELYHKIDTALYTSKNEGRNRITLLEM, encoded by the coding sequence ATGCGTAGGTATACCTTCAAACGATACGAATTTGTTTTGCGGAAATTATTTTTACGCCCTTATCACCCGGAGTTCATTACAACTAGTTTGGACGACATTGCCTCTTCACTTCAAATCTTTAGTGTGATGACGGCTGTGACATCTATCATTTCGCTTTTGTTTGTTGATTCACTCGTTCGTACAAAAGCAGCCAGTTTTTGGATCGCCTTTTTTAGAATTTCCTCTCTTGCCATTTGTTTTGCCGTTTATCTCTTAGCCAAACGGCGGATCAAACGTTATGAAAAATATATCTTACATATCACAAGTTTAGTTCTCATAGGACTTGTGACTTTGTATATTCCCATGATGGTATTTGATAATCCAAACCATGCCTATTATTTATTTGGTTCTGCCATTGTCATCGCGGGAGCCTCCATCTTACTTTGGTTAGAACCCATCCGAATATGTATCCTTTCCTTGCTTTATATTTCTGTTTTTATCCCATTACATTTAAATTACTCTCGGATCCAAGGATTTGATCGGTATTTCTTTTACCAAGATGTTCTTATCGTTTCCTTTTTATTAGCCTTTGGAATCGTTGCCAATTTTCTTATCAACTACTGGCGTTTTGAAGAATACCGTGTGAAAGACAAACTTCATATAACAGTGGGTAAACTACTTCGTATCAACCAAAAGATTGAAGACTTGTCCCGAGTGGATTCCATGACGGAACTCTTTAACAGAAGGCATCTTCTAGAACAATTTGATTTGTACAAAAAAAGATCACACCGAGAAGGATTTGTGATCGGACTTGTCATTTTGGATTTGGACAAATTAAAAACGATTAACGATCGTTATGGTCACAAACAAGGGGACCTTGCCATCCAAGCCTTTGCCAAAACCTTAAAGTCAAGGACAAGGATCACAGACATTGCGGCAAGGATTGGTGGGGATGAGTTTTGTTTGCTCGTCTCTCCCATTGACAAGGAAGGACTTCACACCTTAACCGAATCCATTCGGGGAAAGATGGAAGAATTAAAAATCCCGATCTATAATGCTCCGAATGAATCTCTCACTCTCACTGTCTCTATCGGAGGAACCCTTTTCCATCCAGAAGACGATCCTAGTTTTGATGAACTCTACCATAAAATCGACACAGCCCTCTACACATCCAAAAACGAAGGCAGAAACCGAATCACTTTACTGGAAATGTAA
- the mqnC gene encoding cyclic dehypoxanthinyl futalosine synthase, with amino-acid sequence MNLASFSLNPNDPVDSVLLKATEGKRISPKEGLLLYKEGDFLKIQMVARFLREKIRPHSEASYTMFRVVNYTNYCNVECSFCSFMDEIGNGKGYVLSKEDILQKMDYAMEEGADQMFLQGGVYPELPFDYYLDVIRTVKAKYPKMHIRAFSPVEVINLETITGKPLREVLEILKEAGLDSVPGAGAEILTERMRQIISPKKATVAEWVRAMETCHEVGLKGSANIVFGSEETEEEVMEHLQVVRDLQDRTGGFLSFIPWTFQPQTKRFKVRPVPTHEYLKVLGICRIFLDNIQHIETSVMVLGKGVGQLALYSGADDISSVVIEENVLRSFGLKTEKEARKFLKEGGFRPVRRDLNYEEVPTNLELV; translated from the coding sequence ATGAATTTAGCCTCCTTTTCCCTGAACCCGAATGATCCAGTCGATTCCGTCCTTTTGAAGGCTACGGAAGGCAAACGCATCTCACCAAAAGAGGGACTCCTTCTCTACAAAGAAGGAGACTTTCTGAAAATCCAAATGGTGGCACGTTTCCTCCGAGAGAAGATACGTCCTCATTCCGAGGCAAGTTACACCATGTTTCGGGTGGTGAACTATACCAATTATTGTAATGTTGAATGTAGTTTTTGTTCCTTCATGGATGAAATTGGGAATGGGAAGGGATATGTCCTCTCCAAAGAAGACATCCTGCAAAAGATGGACTATGCCATGGAAGAAGGGGCCGACCAAATGTTCTTACAGGGAGGGGTGTATCCAGAGCTTCCTTTTGATTATTATTTGGACGTGATTCGCACCGTAAAAGCCAAATACCCTAAAATGCATATCCGAGCCTTTTCCCCGGTAGAGGTAATCAACCTGGAGACCATTACAGGAAAACCACTCCGTGAAGTTTTAGAAATTTTAAAAGAAGCAGGACTTGATTCAGTCCCGGGTGCCGGGGCAGAAATCCTCACAGAAAGGATGCGCCAAATCATCTCTCCGAAGAAAGCAACGGTGGCGGAGTGGGTTCGAGCCATGGAAACCTGCCACGAAGTGGGACTCAAAGGCTCTGCCAATATCGTATTTGGATCGGAAGAAACAGAAGAGGAAGTGATGGAACACTTGCAGGTGGTGCGAGATTTACAAGATCGTACCGGTGGGTTTTTGTCTTTTATCCCTTGGACCTTCCAACCCCAAACCAAACGGTTCAAAGTGAGGCCTGTTCCGACACATGAGTATTTGAAGGTGCTTGGGATCTGCCGAATTTTCCTCGATAATATCCAACACATTGAAACTTCTGTGATGGTGCTAGGGAAAGGGGTTGGACAACTGGCACTCTATTCAGGAGCCGATGATATATCTTCTGTTGTGATTGAAGAAAATGTCCTCCGTTCATTTGGACTGAAAACGGAGAAGGAAGCGAGAAAATTCCTTAAGGAAGGTGGGTTTCGACCCGTCCGCCGTGATCTCAATTATGAAGAAGTGCCAACGAATTTGGAGCTGGTATAA